AATCTTTGCAGGTAATCCTCAATACTCTCGGAGCATAGGAATATATGGTTGGAACTCTTAGTACGGAAATTCATGGTCGGGAGGATCAGAATGCATGTCCATTGAAGTATCATTGGAGCTCTGAAGATTGACGTCTCTGCTTTGTAGATAGTTGTTGTCACTAAGTCGGGTTCCACCAGCAGAGGACGGGGCGTTTTGAGGGAAACCTCCCTGTACCGGGTGATAGTGCTGAAGGCTCCTACGAATGGGGCTGGACAGTGCGTTTGAAAAGACAGAGTTCTTCGGTTGCTGATCAGAATGCCCTGAACGAAGCCCGTTGGAAGCAGTTGCTGGACCAAAAGAAGTAGAAGAAACAGGAAATCCAGAATTCGGTATATGCATAGGAG
This portion of the Ipomoea triloba cultivar NCNSP0323 chromosome 5, ASM357664v1 genome encodes:
- the LOC116020687 gene encoding uncharacterized protein LOC116020687, which gives rise to MAKKRKSEATRLDEVDRTLYSTFCSAANSLSQLYTQAMQHQRLSFHAGERHALEKLYNWMLRQQEDGNRVNPSDIVAYLQHELDYGAEEPPTSQRLPLQQQQSQTPMHIPNSGFPVSSTSFGPATASNGLRSGHSDQQPKNSVFSNALSSPIRRSLQHYHPVQGGFPQNAPSSAGGTRLSDNNYLQSRDVNLQSSNDTSMDMHSDPPDHEFPY